The following are from one region of the Desulfonatronovibrio magnus genome:
- a CDS encoding DUF2442 domain-containing protein — MIEVTSVSPQEEYKLLLTFNTGEMRCFDMKPYLQYPVFRDLKNIIIFKKAKVQYGTVTWPNEIDIAPETLYGESFDVPALTAASI, encoded by the coding sequence ATGATAGAAGTAACATCAGTATCTCCTCAAGAAGAATATAAGCTTTTACTTACCTTCAATACTGGAGAAATGCGTTGCTTCGATATGAAGCCATACCTTCAATATCCAGTATTTAGAGATCTGAAAAACATTATCATATTTAAAAAAGCAAAGGTTCAATACGGAACAGTAACATGGCCAAACGAGATCGATATAGCACCTGAAACTCTCTATGGTGAATCTTTTGATGTTCCTGCCCTCACAGCAGCAAGCATCTAA
- a CDS encoding DUF4160 domain-containing protein, which translates to MPTISMFYGIIIRMFYMDSQRHNSPHLHIEYQGVKSIISIPDGEMLEGELPNKKLRLVQAWITIHEEEIMANWQLAVNGEPIFKIDPLR; encoded by the coding sequence GTGCCTACAATTAGTATGTTTTATGGAATCATTATACGCATGTTTTACATGGATTCACAGAGGCACAACTCTCCTCACTTGCATATTGAATATCAAGGCGTGAAATCTATCATATCTATTCCAGATGGTGAGATGCTTGAGGGAGAACTACCAAATAAAAAATTACGATTAGTTCAAGCTTGGATTACTATTCATGAAGAAGAAATCATGGCCAACTGGCAGTTAGCTGTAAATGGTGAGCCAATATTTAAAATTGATCCGTTGCGCTAA